One stretch of Burkholderia oklahomensis C6786 DNA includes these proteins:
- a CDS encoding ABC transporter ATP-binding protein → MTIVSVENISKTYLLDSVKVTGLAGVSVDIDANRFTVLSGPSGSGKTTLLNMIGCIDRPDAGRVVVAGQDTATLTDDALSDFRARQVGHVFQSFNLLPVLSAYENVEYPLLMARAPARERAERVAYLLDAVGLTGKGAHRPSQLSGGQRQRVAIARALAAEPSLVLADEPTANLDSVTGQAIIALMHRMQRESGVSFIVSSHDRQVLDAADDVVQIRDGRIVDRRRIAQEAQS, encoded by the coding sequence ATGACGATCGTCTCCGTCGAGAACATCAGCAAGACCTATCTGCTCGACAGCGTGAAAGTGACCGGCCTGGCCGGCGTGTCGGTCGACATCGACGCGAACCGCTTCACCGTGCTGAGCGGCCCGTCCGGCAGCGGCAAGACGACGCTGCTCAACATGATCGGCTGCATCGATCGGCCCGACGCGGGGCGCGTCGTCGTCGCCGGGCAGGACACCGCGACGTTGACCGACGACGCGCTGTCCGACTTCCGCGCGCGGCAGGTCGGCCACGTGTTCCAGTCGTTCAACCTGCTGCCCGTGCTGTCCGCGTACGAGAACGTCGAATATCCGCTGCTGATGGCGCGCGCGCCCGCGCGCGAGCGCGCGGAGCGCGTCGCGTACCTGCTCGACGCGGTCGGCCTGACCGGCAAGGGCGCGCACCGGCCGAGCCAGTTGTCGGGCGGCCAGCGGCAGCGCGTCGCGATCGCGCGCGCGCTCGCGGCGGAGCCGTCGCTCGTGCTCGCCGACGAGCCGACCGCGAACCTCGACAGCGTCACGGGCCAGGCGATCATCGCGCTGATGCACCGGATGCAGCGCGAGAGCGGCGTGTCGTTCATCGTGTCGTCACACGACCGCCAAGTGCTGGACGCGGCCGACGATGTCGTGCAGATCCGCGACGGCCGCATCGTCGATCGCCGCCGCATCGCGCAGGAGGCGCAAAGCTGA